One Actinomycetota bacterium DNA window includes the following coding sequences:
- a CDS encoding glycosyltransferase family 2 protein, whose protein sequence is MDTRETKAAMSVSVIVLTYNNYEDTRECLDSLTGLDYGSFEVVVVDNASTDGSVERLERQFPDAVFIRNRANLGYAGGNNVGVMHALERGAEAVWILNNDTVVKRDSLTRLVEAAMDLPDAGILGSVTLYYDAPDEVQFAGGRLVKWQGRGVHLAKGEMEGIHPLEPRETDFVTGASMLVRREMIESVGLLDEAYFLYLEDLDWALRARGSGWKTYLVPGSVVLHKVNRTTKVNRPLIVYYVCRNSLFLCRRHFPCFLTPVLLWCMISYVIAYLVKFLLKGSSGDPLEHMRMGWLGIRDFFARRMGEWGGGRNGRVRTTVRRA, encoded by the coding sequence CACCAGAGAATGCCTGGATTCGCTGACTGGCCTAGATTATGGGTCTTTCGAGGTCGTCGTGGTGGACAACGCTTCCACGGACGGGTCGGTAGAAAGGTTGGAGAGACAGTTCCCCGACGCGGTTTTCATAAGAAACAGGGCCAATCTCGGGTATGCAGGGGGCAACAACGTCGGAGTCATGCATGCCCTAGAACGGGGAGCGGAGGCGGTGTGGATACTCAACAACGATACCGTGGTAAAGCGGGATTCGTTGACAAGGCTCGTCGAGGCCGCGATGGATTTGCCCGATGCCGGGATACTGGGCTCGGTAACGCTCTACTATGACGCTCCGGATGAAGTGCAGTTCGCGGGCGGCCGGCTGGTGAAGTGGCAGGGCAGAGGAGTGCACTTGGCGAAGGGCGAGATGGAAGGCATACATCCTCTTGAGCCGCGAGAGACCGATTTCGTGACCGGCGCGAGCATGCTGGTACGCAGGGAGATGATCGAATCGGTCGGGCTGCTGGACGAGGCATATTTTCTCTATCTCGAGGATCTGGACTGGGCTCTGCGCGCGCGCGGGTCGGGGTGGAAGACCTACCTGGTTCCAGGATCCGTCGTCCTTCACAAGGTCAACCGCACCACGAAGGTCAACCGGCCGCTGATCGTCTACTACGTATGCAGGAACTCGCTCTTCCTCTGCAGGCGGCATTTCCCCTGTTTCCTTACTCCGGTGTTGCTGTGGTGTATGATTTCTTATGTGATCGCCTATCTGGTAAAGTTCTTGCTCAAGGGCTCCAGTGGGGACCCCCTGGAGCATATGAGGATGGGGTGGCTGGGAATCCGGGACTTTTTTGCCCGTCGCATGGGAGAATGGGGTGGTGGTCGTAACGGCAGGGTGCGGACAACCGTCCGAAGGGCGTGA
- a CDS encoding DegT/DnrJ/EryC1/StrS aminotransferase family protein has product MREDFLVFGAPLIEQDEIDEVVATLKSGWIGTGPKVARFERMFAEYKGCTHAIAVSSCTAALHLSMLAIGIEPGDEVIVPTMTFGATANAVIHAGGKPVLVDCERDTMNIDLEDIRRKITPRTKAIVPVHFAGRPCDMDAIMAIAQEYRLKVVEDCAHAIETEYHGKKAGTFGDLGCFSFYVTKNIITGEGGMVITENEEYANRIKILALHGMTKDAWKRFSDEGYKHYQYVYCGYKYNMTDIQASLGIHQLPRVERYRERRREIWKRYNEAFRDLPVFTPAPEEENTRHAYHLYTLLLDIDRMNITRDRFLDEMTRRNIGVGVHYVALHLHPFFQEEFGYREGDFPNAEWISERTLSIPLSAKLQEQDIIDVIAAVKEIIRA; this is encoded by the coding sequence ATGAGAGAAGACTTCCTGGTCTTCGGGGCTCCCCTCATCGAGCAGGATGAGATCGACGAGGTCGTGGCCACGCTCAAGTCCGGCTGGATAGGCACAGGCCCCAAGGTCGCCAGATTCGAGCGGATGTTCGCCGAGTATAAAGGTTGCACCCACGCCATAGCCGTAAGCTCATGCACGGCGGCACTGCATCTTTCCATGCTCGCTATCGGGATAGAACCAGGTGACGAGGTGATCGTTCCAACCATGACTTTTGGGGCTACGGCAAACGCCGTGATCCACGCAGGCGGGAAGCCAGTGCTCGTCGATTGCGAGCGCGACACCATGAACATAGATCTCGAGGACATACGAAGAAAGATCACCCCTCGCACCAAGGCCATCGTCCCCGTGCACTTCGCGGGACGACCGTGCGATATGGACGCCATCATGGCCATAGCGCAGGAATACAGGCTGAAGGTGGTGGAGGACTGCGCCCATGCCATCGAGACGGAATACCACGGCAAGAAAGCGGGCACCTTCGGGGACCTGGGCTGCTTCAGCTTCTATGTCACCAAGAACATCATCACCGGGGAGGGCGGCATGGTGATAACGGAGAACGAGGAATACGCGAACAGAATTAAAATACTGGCCCTGCACGGTATGACGAAAGATGCCTGGAAGCGGTTCTCCGACGAGGGCTACAAGCATTACCAGTACGTATATTGCGGGTATAAATACAACATGACGGACATCCAGGCCTCCCTGGGCATCCACCAGCTTCCGCGGGTCGAACGCTATCGGGAGAGGAGGCGCGAGATCTGGAAACGGTACAACGAGGCTTTCCGGGACCTGCCCGTCTTCACCCCTGCTCCCGAGGAGGAGAACACCAGGCATGCATATCATCTCTATACGCTGCTCCTGGACATCGACCGGATGAACATCACCAGGGATCGCTTCCTTGATGAGATGACCAGAAGAAATATCGGAGTAGGGGTCCATTACGTGGCACTGCACCTGCATCCTTTCTTCCAGGAGGAATTCGGCTACCGCGAAGGCGATTTCCCCAACGCGGAATGGATTTCCGAAAGAACGTTGAGCATACCCCTATCCGCGAAATTGCAAGAACAGGATATTATTGATGTAATCGCTGCGGTTAAGGAGATCA